The Geothrix oryzae DNA window GGGCGGCGGGGGCGGTTTCTTGGGATCGGGCGGCGGCGGGGGTGTGGCATCCCGCACGAGGGTCTGCAGATCGTGGATGGCCTCCCGCTGACCCGGTTGTTCCAGGAGCAGCCGTTCCAGCAGGGCGCGGGCCTCAGCGGGGCGCTGGGCGTCGAGGTGTGCCCGCGCCGCCAGCAGCAGGGCCGGTGCCCGCCAGGCGGGCACCGGGCGCGGGGCGCCCTGGCCCACCAGGGGGGAGAGGGCTTTCAGGGCGTCCTCGGGAAAGCCGGTCCGCAGGTCGATCTGGGCGGCCAGGAGAACATGGGCGGGCTTGGCGTCCGAGGGACGCCAGTGCCGGGCTCCCGGCAGGTCGCCTCCCTCGATGGCCCGCTGGGCCAGCCAGGCCTTCACGCTGGCCGGGGCCCAGAGCCGCCCCGGGGGGCTCTGGGCGCGCAGGGTGGGGGTGGCCAGGGCCAGGGCCAGGAGGAGGATGGGACGCCAGCGGGCCATGGGCTTTCCGGCGAAGGCCAGCCAGAGGGCCAGGCCGGCCAGGGCCAGCCAGGCTCCGGCCTCGGGATGGGCCGGCTGGAGGGAGCGCCGGGCTGGCAGGGGCAGCTTCCCCGCGGCCAGGGCCTGAAGTCCCGCGGCGGTGGTTTCGCCATCCTTGAATACCTGGCCGCCCGTGGCCTGGGCGAGGCGGGCGAGGAAGTCGGGATGGGCGGTGCTGACCGCAGGTTCAGCGCTGGGGACTGCGACCTGGGCGCCGGGTCGGGGGGGCACCGCGTGGGGCTGGCCATCCCCGAAGGCCAGCACACAGACGGGCAACCGGGCCTTTTTGAGCGCCTCGACGGCTCTGGGCAGGGCTTCCTCCGGCGCCTCCCAGGTCTCTTCGCCATCGCTGAGCAGCAGGATCACGGCGGGGGTGTCCCGGTCCGCCTGGGCCGCGACCTGGGGCAGACCCCGACCCAGGCTCGTGCCGGGGGATCCGATGTCACCGGGGACCACCGCGCGAAGGGCTTCCCTGAGGAGGGTCCGGTCCTCGCCGGGGGGCTGGACGGGGATGGCGTCACCCGTGAGCAGGTCCAGGCCCCAGCGGATGCCGGGCTGGGGGTGGGACCAGATGCGATCCAGGGCCGTGACGGCAGCATCCCACCGGGTCCGTCCCTCCGCATCGGGCGCGGCCATCGACCGGCTGGCGTCCAGCACCACATGGACCGTGAGCCGCGGGAACTCCGGCAGGCCCCAGCGGGGCTCCGCCAGGCCGAGGCCCAGGCCGGCCAGGATCAAGGCCAGGCCCAGTCCCTGCCAGAGCGGCCGTTGACCCACGACCTGCACGCCCAGACCCGGCTGCAGGTGGGCGCGGAGGGCGAGCCCCAGCACCAGCAGGATCGCGAGGCCGAAGGGCGCCAGGAGGCCCGGGTGGGTGAAGGGCAGGCTCATGGTCCCACCACCCAGGCGGGGCGGGGGCGGCCCCGCTTGAAGGCGAGGTCGAGGGCCAGCGGAAGGGTCAGCAGGGCGGCGGCCAGCAGGCACCAGCGGGCCAGGGGCTGGCCTTCGGTCGGCGGATCGACCGGCAGGAGGGTCTTCTCCAATTGATCCACCGCAGCCAGGCTGCGGGCGAGTCCGCCCGGATCCTCGGCGCTGAAGGACTCCCCGCCCGTGAGGTGGGCGATCTCCTTGAGCGTGGCGTGGTCCACTTCCACGCGGAGGCGCGCGAAGCCCCCGCCTTCCAGGGGCACCAGGCTCTCACCGTCGGTGCCCAGGGCCACCGTGTGGATGCGGATGCCATTGCGGTGGGCTTCCTCCGCCGCCTCCTGGGGCGTGACCCGGCCGCGGTTCTGGACGCCATCGGTGATGAGCAGGATGACCCGGCTCCGGGCGGGGCTGTCCTCCAGGCGGCGCACGGCGGTCATGAGGGCCGAGCCGATGGCCGTGCCGTCGTCCCGGCTGTCGAGGTCGAGCCGGGCCAGCATCCGCAGCAGACGCGTGTGATCGGAGGTGAGGGGACTCAGGGTCACCGGGTGCGCGCTGAAGAGCACCAGGGCGAAGCGGTCTTCGGGACGCCGCAGGACGAACTGGGCGAGGGTGCGGCGGGCCGCGTGCCAGCGATCCTCATCCGGCCGGTCGAGGATCTGCATGCTGCTGCTGCCGTCGAGCACCACCGCGAAGTCCACCACGGGCGCCACGCCGCGCAGGGGGCGCCGCCATTCGGGACCGGCCGCGGCCAAGCCCAGGGCCAGGGCCACCAGCGGGGGCAGCCAGTGGGAACTGAGCCGCGCCAGGCGGCCCGAGGGGCGCGAGGCGGGGATGCCCCAGCGGTACACCACGCGCCAGGCCCAGATCACCAGGGGCACGGCCACCAGCAGCAGCAGGGGATGGCGCAGGCCGATCATGCGCCGTCCTTTCCACCGCCGCGGGCGTCCAGGGCGGCCAGCAGGGGGTCGGAGGCGGGGAAGGGCGGTTCCGTGCGGCCGAAGCGCGCCGCGTCGAGGCTCTTCGCCCACTGATCCCAGGGGCCGAGGTTGCGGGCCTGGAATTCCGCGGGCCCCCAGGCCCGGGCACTCTCCCCGAAGCGGGCGGCCAGCAGGTCCCGACCCAGGCCATGGGCGGCATCCAGGGTTGTCCGGTCCTTGTCCACGGGCGGCCACTGGCGCCGGAAGCCATGGGCTGCCTGGCGGAGACGGCGCTGGCCGGAACCTTGGCGCCAATGACGGATGCCCCAGGCCAGGAGGGCCAGGGGCGGCAGCAGCAGCAGGGAGGCCCAGGCCCAGGGGAAGGGGATGGCCGGCAGGCGGTCGTCATTGCCGCCGCCGAACCCCACCCAGGGGCCGCCAAAGGGGATGGTGCGGGGCACTTCCAGGCGCAGTTCCGGGCTCCGCTTCCCGTTGCCCAGATCCAGTGCGGGAACCACCGCCGGGCCCGGTTCCAGGGCCTGCACCTGGAACCGCCAGCCGCGGCCATCCGGGAGAGGTTCCATCGCGCGCAGGCGCAGCGGGCCCAGGCGGTCCTCCACCGTGGGGCGAGGCAGGGCGGGCCGGGTGGGATCCTCCTCCCGCAGCTCCAGCACCTGGAGCTCACCCAGGTTCAGCTGGGCCGGCGCTTTCCACACTGGCGCGGCGGAGGCCGTCAGACTCGCCACCATCAGGATCGCACTCGGAATT harbors:
- a CDS encoding vWA domain-containing protein, which encodes MSLPFTHPGLLAPFGLAILLVLGLALRAHLQPGLGVQVVGQRPLWQGLGLALILAGLGLGLAEPRWGLPEFPRLTVHVVLDASRSMAAPDAEGRTRWDAAVTALDRIWSHPQPGIRWGLDLLTGDAIPVQPPGEDRTLLREALRAVVPGDIGSPGTSLGRGLPQVAAQADRDTPAVILLLSDGEETWEAPEEALPRAVEALKKARLPVCVLAFGDGQPHAVPPRPGAQVAVPSAEPAVSTAHPDFLARLAQATGGQVFKDGETTAAGLQALAAGKLPLPARRSLQPAHPEAGAWLALAGLALWLAFAGKPMARWRPILLLALALATPTLRAQSPPGRLWAPASVKAWLAQRAIEGGDLPGARHWRPSDAKPAHVLLAAQIDLRTGFPEDALKALSPLVGQGAPRPVPAWRAPALLLAARAHLDAQRPAEARALLERLLLEQPGQREAIHDLQTLVRDATPPPPPDPKKPPPPPPPRPSMGAQQDELEGLKQRLPKPPKSSGGVRDL
- a CDS encoding VWA domain-containing protein, translated to MIGLRHPLLLLVAVPLVIWAWRVVYRWGIPASRPSGRLARLSSHWLPPLVALALGLAAAGPEWRRPLRGVAPVVDFAVVLDGSSSMQILDRPDEDRWHAARRTLAQFVLRRPEDRFALVLFSAHPVTLSPLTSDHTRLLRMLARLDLDSRDDGTAIGSALMTAVRRLEDSPARSRVILLITDGVQNRGRVTPQEAAEEAHRNGIRIHTVALGTDGESLVPLEGGGFARLRVEVDHATLKEIAHLTGGESFSAEDPGGLARSLAAVDQLEKTLLPVDPPTEGQPLARWCLLAAALLTLPLALDLAFKRGRPRPAWVVGP